The genomic window AAAACATAAcccttttattaaaaaaaagtatttcaatgtTTGTCCTTTTGCACCAGCATTAATTAAAACAGATATAAAACCTTATAtctgtttaaattattatataagaagaagaagaaaacctCTACAGTACTTACATCTACCTAATAGCTAATAGACATGTTGTTAGTACTTAGTCGTTTACGGCAACAATTATGTACATTTTCTATAGAAAAAATCACAATACTAGGCCATAGATTTATGCCTGGTTGTCAGATTCTGAATAATGTTACACTTCTCTCTCcaaatctaatctaatctaaaaaaaaaggttGTAAGTAAATTAATCCAAGACAGATAAAAAACCCAGAACATTTTTTGTCTTTAAAGAAATAATGATTATAAATGAGTTATTTACAATAGACTTATCAGTTATTTAGAACATCTTTCTGAAAAACACTGATACCTTGAGTAGGTACATCAGTAGGTACATCAGGCTTCATCAGGCTAGACTAGAAATCGACCACATCATGGTAAGGAAAAGGATGGACAGATGATGAAGAATTTTACTTTATTGACTATattaatataagtacctatttccTCAAAATGATGTAATGTAACACGACTATATACCCAATACTAATAAATTATCTAATTTTATGCCTGAAAACCCCCAGCAGAGATATAACGGCAATATTACGAGGAAGGAAGGTGTAAAATGTATTATGAATGAACGTGGCCTTATAAGGTGATTGACTGTATTTACCTTTGAATACGTAATTCCAATGGTTAGTTTCCTAATTCAGTCTGTGCTATACTGatccatttaaataaatacctatgtaaaatggATCGCCAAGTGTTGCTAAGGGCAATACTAGAAAAGAGCTGAATTATTTaatagataaaattttatttagaaatagaTGGGACGTTACCTAAGGATGGCTGAGTATTCACGATTCGCGAAGTAGTTCAATGAAACACACAAAAACAGCaagaaacagctagttaatatataaaaaacctAACTGTGTGACTGAAGCTTTTAATTAACCTATCACCAAACATGATAATCTGCTCTTATATGGCGATGACGCTTTAGTTAATCAGTTGCAATGATTAATATTAATACCAATTATATGAGTTCACCGGAACAGGCAAAAACTAGGtgagtaaatgaaaaaaaaatctgatggCTAATGTGTTTGAGTCATTTAATTCCATAGAAATCTAATAGGCGTCATTGTCGCACTGATTTAGTTAGCAATTTCCTTGATTAATGCCGAGGTCAATATCTatcacatacatataaattattgtcTAGGTAATAGCGGTCCGTTCAATGTGTGCCCGTTTATGGAATTATAGGTTACTTTCCTCATGAATCACTCTGTCTGTTGGTGGAAACTGTCTCAGAATCCGTGTAGTCCTCAGTACTTTTCAAGTATATTgtggacataaaatattttttatcttctcCTTGTTttgtaggtttatttttttttttaaagctataTGTCTCTAACATTGAATCATTAAAAATCTAAGGCTTTTCCTACTGGGATTTTACAACATCAAAATCGTCTGCTTTCCAACTACCAGCAAaatacagttcttttaaaattgCATTCAACCAATGAAGCTGTGTAACAGGCACTGTAAGCTCCACGTAAAGCCAGATAAgttcatcaataaataaatctgaaCATCATTACATAgatggaaaataaattaataataacaaaccGAAATGAATTCGTTTTAATCTGTTCAAAGTGAATGAAATATTTCCAATGATTGCATACAATTTTGCGATTTACAGCATAAAGCTCCGTATTGAATGAGAGGGCtccaaattattttgttttcacgGTGACGTGTTGAAACTATTCAGGGAATGGAAAATGGCGGCACGGTAAAGCCCGACTGTGGCTGTAATACCagctattaaaattatttaatatcttTGACAAGAAGATTAAAATATGCTATTCATGCGCAATGTTATTACTGACTGAGTCGGCTCGCGTCGAATGCTTTCCAGTAGgttattttgtttcagttaatttgaaaatgttgtgaACCTTTGAAGGCTTTTGGGCTCAGTctcaatagatttttttacagaattaaaattattataggtaATGCTTTATAGAGTTAATCAATTCGTATCACATTTTGATAGCATTGTGTGGCTGTACGCATGTTTTGTCGTAAGTAGAGTACGGTCAAAGCTTCAATAAAAAGggtttaaaaaacaaatttctACATAAGTGCTCCTTATACACTGCCGTGTTTGCCTAAAGTGAACGTTGATCGTATATTATGTATAAGTAGTATGTACATAGTTCCTTTAATTATAGTGTTGTTATTAACACCAACTAATAACACAGcattaagtatttatatgtatccaCTTACGAATGGAATTCGCCTTAAAATTAGTGCATGCCGGATATATTTTGTTATCACGGCTCTTTGTCTCACAAAGGATATTAGATATCAACGTTTTACTGCCGCGAacttttattgaaatacttgcaaaatgtcatgttttcctaaaaatattttttgactgtttaTAAAGTGACTATTAAACCCCCTGAAGATTTAAGACCCCGTGTACCTTcaggtatacctacatacattatgTTCCTATAATAACAATTATCCATTCTATATAGTTCAATAGCTTGTgttgtttctatatttttttacctatgGAAGATTAAGGACTTCGGAACACGTGATATTTATAACTTCTAAATAACACAAACTCGATTCACAATCATATGTCATTAAACTGTCAGactatacttaggtacctacgtagatTTAATATCTGCAATTTGCACATTGACTAACATCGACATTAATAATTCAAACAAGATTAACATAATCATAAGTCCACCTATCTATAAGTACGTATCTTCTATAACAGTTAAATTAGTTTAATGGTCAGGTAACCATCCTATATTAATTTTAGTTCActatcataaatgcgaaaggATATCTGTCACACTTAAAGTATTGTACCGATTTAAATGAGCACACAGATTATAGTCAAGAACTTAAGAAAGGATGTAGGCTtgtttttatccaggtgcgggaaatagttccctcgggaagcGGGTGTGAATCGCTGGTACGGATATAAATTGTATAGACTACCAAGTAGGTACGACTGTGTGTTCGATTCTGTGACAGGCTTTCTGGGTAACTTATCTATAACGGAGAAAGGAACCAATGTAAGGAAATCTGTCTGTAATCGCCCATCCGCCTTGAGCAAGCATGATGATTAACGTAATTCTTCTCTGTCTGATAAGATGTCTGTGCCCTTCACGACTATGaataaggctgatgatgagaCCGGACTCATGATTCACCCATTCTTCACTGAAAACCGCTTATTGTTCTCTCGAGTATATcgtattatgtattaatttacaTATGTGGTTTATTAATTGCGTATGTTGTTTATACTATTGGTccttaataataaatttaaaccCAAATCCCGAAGTACATAAAATGGGGAAAGTTTACAAATTATGACCACACTTTCCTTACATTTACGTACTTATATTATGGTACTTCTGGAAAATCTGTTCGATGACGTGTACTGACGTGGAATAttaattgatgatgtatttaaaTGACGACAAAAATCATGCTTACGTACAAACCTTATTCCTTTTGTTGTAAAATACATTGTTGTACATACGTAGGTTGCGATACTTAATTCTTTTTGAAGTCATAAAGTCATACAGTCACAAACATTACATCTTTTTACACAAACAAACCTATTTAGAAACTattaacaaaaactattctttAATAAAAATGATAGACATACACATTATCGACATGTAGAAGTAACAATGCAAGATCAATTTGACTTTTAATAACGGTCAAGTTAACCTTGCCGTTAGGTTTAGGTTTAAAGAATTTATTCTCATAAGAACAATTAAGTTAGCCTAAAgcctattgtaaataaatatacagttACAAAAGTACTGTCCTTGTTCAGTTGTATTGGTTGCATCGATAGTTACCGACATGAAATCTGGGAATCCCCAATAGCTGTAAATGAGAATCCAGAATCTGTGGTGTATGTCTTGATTTTTATCAATTAATAGTGAAATGTTAACCTATGTTCAACACCCATATTTCTGCTGGGTTTGACAACCGTGGAGGAGTTAAGCCCATGGTTATACTAAGGCAGAAAATATCTTTATATCCATTCAATATACTGGCCAGTCTGCCTATACATAGGTTTAACAATAGATAGCTTTTAACAGTTTATCTGGATACAAGAAGAAGCTAagaaaagataccttaaatccCATTCATCCCCATGTCTTTCATAGGTTAATCATATTATGACGAGATCTTTAACAAAttgtgaatattatattatcattctgataggtatgtaattattataatattagtagtaaaCATGTCACCGATTTCCTTAACATATTCACAAACTGGTTGTTCTGCAAGGTTGTTCACttgatgaaaaatatatttattggctTGTCTTGTATAAAAACATGTTGCCATTCTACGATACATGTTATTAAAAGTATGTTGATCtatatcaataattattatattttgtttttattcaaaattgcACATTTAgccttatattattatttttatatcctaCATGCTTCGCAGAAAAATCTGCTTGTTCTTGTACATCACTAACACTGACaagataacacaaaaaaaaatacagaaataattaaaattcatttaataaatattaaataacatatAACATTTGTAGGAAATATCACATCACAGTCTTGTAAAAGATATGAACGTTCTAAAAACTTAGCTTTAGGTCACAGGTTTGTCTGATTATACACTTTAAACTAATAATCGTCAGGGAAGCAGAATCCTCCTGTTCTTGTGTAACCAGCAGGACAGGCTCCCACTCGGATGTTGTTCCTCGATCCGATAGTCGGCACGACTTCTGTCGAGGAATCTCCAGTCTTCCTCGGCACTCTGCTTGAACGCTCCTCCAACAACAACAAGACTTGCTTGTCTTTCTCGTCCACGTCAATCTTCATTGAAGACACTGGGTGTTGGTCACCCTTATTCTTCACTGTGATCTCCACCACCATGCCCTCCGGTGATAAAGGCACTTCATGGTGTTTGAGGACGTGATTGTCGATGCTCGCGACTAGTGCCAGGCACACGGCGATCTTCACGCACATAtttgtatacatttttgtaCTATTGATGTGATGAACGAACGGTGGCCAGATACGGAGTGTCGCCCTGCGATCGAGTCGTTCGTTATATACTCGTTAAGGCAAGTTTGAGAAGTTGTGCGTCTTATATTACGCATAGGTACTAACTAATTCAGGGGAATAAAAGACGACACTGCGAGTGAATCATTTGATGACGATTGGTACAGAGCTATCGAGTGCTACAACGTCACAAATGACGTTTCTATTGAAGTTCGATTTATGTAATTTCTTTAATGagtgaaattaatatttaattttaaattaatatttattaattagggGGCATTCTTTGGAAAAGCTGCCTGGaaccaaaattctttcactgataggtAGCTACAATGTTCTTGAgtgccataggctatattttatcccggtatcgGCTGTAGTTCCTTCGGGACGCGgctgaaactgcgggaaaacggctagtaaaaaataatgttgataaaaacaaaagtaaagttCCATTTTTTATGACGGCTTGAAATGGTTTCAAAAAAGGGATTGGTCGTTCCTGGGCTATCGGCGGCCCGTTGCGAAATTGGTATCAAACTAAGTATAGGTAGCTGTAGTAATTAAGAATAACTTTAACTATTAGCGTTATCCCGAACTATTAGCGTACTGTTAGCgactgccagcctcttgggtacgctcccagtcgacagcgatggggatgaattttttgacgctttttagttttactaggatagttttgtatatgtattgtaaatatctatgtaaatttAGGAAAATAGATATTCGCATATTAATTTGTGCATCAGAAATGTATGAGGTAATTTAATCCATTCAATTATTCGTAGTTTTTGATGTTTACTTAATTCTGAGCTTTTAAAAGACTTAATTATGCCTTGTTCAGgtattggatttttatttataatcaatCATGATCATCCAATATAggt from Helicoverpa zea isolate HzStark_Cry1AcR chromosome 20, ilHelZeax1.1, whole genome shotgun sequence includes these protein-coding regions:
- the LOC124640219 gene encoding uncharacterized protein LOC124640219; this translates as MYTNMCVKIAVCLALVASIDNHVLKHHEVPLSPEGMVVEITVKNKGDQHPVSSMKIDVDEKDKQVLLLLEERSSRVPRKTGDSSTEVVPTIGSRNNIRVGACPAGYTRTGGFCFPDDY